The following proteins are co-located in the Podarcis raffonei isolate rPodRaf1 chromosome 5, rPodRaf1.pri, whole genome shotgun sequence genome:
- the SLK gene encoding STE20-like serine/threonine-protein kinase isoform X1, with protein sequence MSFFNFRKIFKLGGEKKKKQYEHVKRDLNPEDYWEIIGELGDGAFGKVFKAQNKETNVLAAAKVIDTKSEEELEDYMVEIDILASCDHPNIVKLLDAFYYENNLWILIEFCAGGAVDAVMLELERPLTEPQIRVVCRQTLEALHYLHENKIIHRDLKAGNILFTLDGDIKLADFGVSAKNTRTIQRRDSFIGTPYWMAPEVVMCETSKDRPYDYKADVWSLGVTLIEMAEIEPPHHELNPMRVLLKIAKSEPPSLAQPSKWSADFKDFLRKCLEKNVDARWNTAELLQHPFVTVTSNKPVRELIAEAKAEVTEEVEDGKEEEEEEETENSLQLPASKRASSDLSIASSEEDKLSQNASILESVSEKTERSSTEQNSTSAPEGEKTSVTPDKNEKEKYIASTSGTIQEDTEKLKNGSALLHEDEEAKKTEKTIENSRLSENTESQKEEKEIGTVVSETNVEPSLKTEEGKDFTNESTVENKQETIPHDGGSSAEITDAVSKAAVVKEESTTNLQENEMEEAKPTEGIKEVEELQGDDKCKEGDLKEAESQKNEVTAGTEESQVKVIAETADEPQKQIKDGTSSPQEIDSTGNNQVTDVDKVLENAQESAECLAEDASEKVSEMGKMVDSDQQLVEGYNDDSKKTSSTKETEVSVSERADNIEHKPADKKHTEEARTEESNIASGVKIAEPEHKLENRAEEKHENNIQMDTDRPAVSSGLPVENKLEDSAAKQMHEHEVSPVPDISISSAENHAEDKSGNQDSVENSHHVDSESTKENDTDSGRGSTADNSSIDLNLSISSFLTKNKESGSISLQETKRHKKTLKKTRKFVVDGVEVSVTTSKIVTESDSKSEELRYLRRQELRELRLLQKEEQRAQQQLSNKLLQQREQMFRRFEQEMMSKKRQYDQEIENLEKQQKQTIERLEQEHTNRLRDEAKRIKAEQEKELSKFQNMLKNRKKEVFNEVEKAPKELRKELMKRKKEELSQSQHAQEQEFVQKQQQELDASLKKIIQQQKTELATIERDCLNNKQQLMRAREAAIWELEERHLQEKHQLLKQQLKDQYFMQRHQLLKRHEKETEQMQRYNQRLIEELKNKHTQERARLPKIQRSEAKTRMAMFKKSLRINSSSTPEQDREKIKQFAIQEEKRQKNERLAQHQKHENQMRDLQLQCEANIRELHQLQNEKCHLLVEHETQKLKELDEEHSQELKEWREKLRPRKKTLEEEFARKLQEQEVFFKMSGESECLNPSAQSRISKFYPVPSLHSTGS encoded by the exons gctcagaacaaagaaacaaatgtGCTTGCTGCTGCAAAGGTGATTGATACTAAATCTGAGGAAGAACTTGAAGACTACATGGTTGAAATTGATATCCTAGCATCCTGTGATCATCCTAACATTGTCAAACTTCTAGATGCCTTTTATTATGAAAACAACCTTTGG ATCCTGATTGAATTCTGTGCTGGTGGTGCTGTAGATGCTGTAATGTTGG AACTTGAGAGGCCACTAACCGAGCCACAGATCAGGGTAGTTTGCAGGCAGACACTTGAGGCGCTGCACTATCTGCATGAAAATAAGATCATTCATAGAGATCTAAAAGCTGGCAATATTCTTTTCACATTGGATGGAGACATTAAGCTAG CGGATTTTGGAGTGTCTGCTAAAAATACAAGGACAATACAAAGACGAGATTCTTTCATTGGTACTCCATATTG GATGGCTCCTGAAGTAGTAATGTGTGAGACCTCTAAAGACAGGCCTTATGATTACAAGGCTGATGTTTGGTCTTTAGGTGTCACTTTAATAGAAATGGCTGAAATAGAACCACCTCATCATGAACTGAATCCAATGCGTGTTCTGCTGAAAATAGCAAAGTCGGAACCACCATCGTTGGCACAACCTTCAAAATG GTCTGCTGACTTCAAAGACTTTTTAAGGAAATGTTTGGAAAAAAATGTAGATGCCAGGTGGAACACTGCTGAGCTTCTACAG CATCCATTTGTTACTGTAACTTCTAATAAACCAGTCAGAGAACTGATTGCAGAAGCAAAGGCTGAAGTTACAGAGGAAGTAGAAGatgggaaagaggaggaagaagaggaagaaactgaAAATTCTCTG CAGTTACCTGCAAGTAAACGAGCCTCATCTGACCTCAGCATTGCCAGCTCCGAAGAGGATAAACTTTCACAGAATGCCAGTATTCTGGAATCTGTTTCTGAAAAAACAGAGCGTTCATCCACAGAACAGAATAGTACTAGTGCACCTGAAGGTGAAAAAACAAGTGTGACTCCTGACAAAAATGAAAAGGAGAAATACATTGCAAGCACAAGTGGCACCATACAAGAAGACACTGAAAAACTGAAGAATGGATCTGCATTGCTCCATGAAGATGAGGAAGCGAAGAAGACCGAGAAGACAATTGAAAATTCAAGATTAAGTGAAAACACAGAGTCACAGaaagaggaaaaggagattgGCACAGTAGTATCTGAAACTAACGTTGAGCCCAGTCTAAaaacagaggaaggaaaggaCTTCACAAATGAATCAACGGttgaaaacaaacaagaaacaatTCCTCATgatggaggcagcagtgcagaaATTACAGATGCAGTCTCTAAAGCAGCTGTTGTGAAAGAAGAAAGTACCACAAACCTCCAGGAAAATGAAATGGAAGAGGCAAAGCCTACCGAAGGAATTAAAGAGGTTGAGGAATTGCAAGGGGATGACAAATGTAAAGAGGGTGATCTGAAAGAGGCCGAAAGTCAGAAAAATGAAGTTACTGCAGGTACTGAAGAATCACAGGTGAAGGTCATAGCTGAGACAGCTGATGAACCACAGAAGCAAATAAAAGACGGTACCAGTAGTCCACAAGAGATTGACAGTACTGGCAACAATCAGGTCACTGATGTAGATAAAGTGCTTGAAAATGCTCAGGAGTCAGCAGAGTGCCTGGCTGAGGATGCTTCTGAGAAAGTCTCAGAAATGGGGAAAATGGTAGATTCTGATCAGCAGTTAGTTGAGGGATACAATGACGATTCAAAGAAGACAAGCAGCACAAAGGAAACAGAGGTCAGTGTTTCAGAAAGAGCAGACAACATTGAGCATAAGCCAGCAGACAAAAAACATACTGAAGAGGCAAGAACTGAGGAAAGCAATATTGCATCAGGGGTTAAAATTGCAGAACCTGAACATAAATTAGAAAACAGAGCTGAGGAGAAGCATGAGAATAATATACAAATGGACACAGACCGACCAGCAGTTTCCAGTGGCTTGCCAGTTGAAAATAAGCTCGAAGATTCTGCAGCCAAGCAGATGCATGAACATGAGGTGTCTCCAGTACCCGATATTAGCATTAGCTCTGCAGAAAATCATGCAGAAGATAAATCTGGCAATCAGGATAGTGTTGAAAACTCACATCATGTTGATTCTGAAAGCACTAAAGAAAATGACACAGATTCAGGCAGAGGTTCCACTGCTGACAACAGCAGCATTGATTTGAACTTGTCCATTTCCAGTTTCCTCACTAAAAACAAGGAGAGTGGATCAATATCTTTACAA GAAACTAAAAgacacaagaaaacattaaagaaaACTCGCAAATTTGTTGTTGATGGTGTGGAAGTAAGTGTGACTACCTCTAAAATTGTGACAGAAAGTGATTCTAAAAGTGAAGAATTACGATATCTTCG GCGTCAAGAATTAAGAGAGTTACGACTTCTACAAAAAGAAGAGCAGCGAGCTCAACAGCAGCTTAGTAATAAACTTTTACAACAAAGAGAGCAAATGTTCAGGCGCTTTGAACAAGAAATGATG AGCAAGAAGCGGCAATATGACCAGGAGATTGAAAACCTggaaaaacaacagaaacagacaaTAGAGCGCTTGGAACAGGAACATACAAATCGCTTACGTGATGAAGCAAAACGCATCAAAGCAGAACAAGAGAAAGAATTGTCCAAATTTCAGAACATGctgaaaaacaggaaaaaagAG GTTTTTAATGAAGTGGAGAAAGCACCAAAAGAGCTGAGAAAAGAGCTCATGAAACGCAAGAAAGAGGAACTTTCTCAATCCCAGCATGCTCAG GAACAAGAGTTtgtacagaagcagcagcaagaactgGATGCATCGCTAAAGAAAATCATTCAGCAGCAAAAAACTGAGCTAGCTACCATTGAGCGGGACTGTCTGAACAATAAGCAACAACTCATGAGAG CCCGTGAAGCTGCAATATGGGAACTAGAAGAACGACACTTGCAGGAAAAACACCAACTGCTAAAACAGCAACTGAAAGATCAGTACTTCATGCAAAGACATCAGCTGCTTAAACGGCATGAAAAA gaaacagaaCAGATGCAAAGATATAACCAGCGGCTTATTGAGGAATTAAAAAACAAGCATACCCAGGAAAGAGCTCGGTTGCCCAAAATCCAGCGTAGTGAAGCAAAAACTAGGATGGCAATGTTTAAAAAGAGCCTAAGAATAAACTCCTCAAGCACTCCGGAACAGGATCGTGAAAAGATTAAGCAG TTTGCTATTCAGGaagaaaaaaggcaaaaaaatgagagactGGCTCAACATCAGAAACATGAAAATCAAATGCGAGACCTCCAGCTGCAGTGCGAAGCCAACATTAGAGAATTACATCAGCTGCAG AATGAGAAATGCCACCTGCTGGTTGAACACGAGACACAGAAATTAAAAGAACTGGATGAGGAACATAGCCAAGAACTTAAAGAATGGCGAGAGAAACTGAGACCAAGGAAAAAG ACATTAGAAGAAGAATTTGCTCGTAAACTTCAGGAACAGgaggttttctttaaaatgtctGGAGAATCTGAATGCCTTAATCCATCAGCGCAAAGCCGGATTTCTAAATTCTACCCAGTCCCTAGCCTGCACTCCACTGGATCATAA
- the SLK gene encoding STE20-like serine/threonine-protein kinase isoform X2 encodes MSFFNFRKIFKLGGEKKKKQYEHVKRDLNPEDYWEIIGELGDGAFGKVFKAQNKETNVLAAAKVIDTKSEEELEDYMVEIDILASCDHPNIVKLLDAFYYENNLWILIEFCAGGAVDAVMLELERPLTEPQIRVVCRQTLEALHYLHENKIIHRDLKAGNILFTLDGDIKLADFGVSAKNTRTIQRRDSFIGTPYWMAPEVVMCETSKDRPYDYKADVWSLGVTLIEMAEIEPPHHELNPMRVLLKIAKSEPPSLAQPSKWSADFKDFLRKCLEKNVDARWNTAELLQHPFVTVTSNKPVRELIAEAKAEVTEEVEDGKEEEEEEETENSLLPASKRASSDLSIASSEEDKLSQNASILESVSEKTERSSTEQNSTSAPEGEKTSVTPDKNEKEKYIASTSGTIQEDTEKLKNGSALLHEDEEAKKTEKTIENSRLSENTESQKEEKEIGTVVSETNVEPSLKTEEGKDFTNESTVENKQETIPHDGGSSAEITDAVSKAAVVKEESTTNLQENEMEEAKPTEGIKEVEELQGDDKCKEGDLKEAESQKNEVTAGTEESQVKVIAETADEPQKQIKDGTSSPQEIDSTGNNQVTDVDKVLENAQESAECLAEDASEKVSEMGKMVDSDQQLVEGYNDDSKKTSSTKETEVSVSERADNIEHKPADKKHTEEARTEESNIASGVKIAEPEHKLENRAEEKHENNIQMDTDRPAVSSGLPVENKLEDSAAKQMHEHEVSPVPDISISSAENHAEDKSGNQDSVENSHHVDSESTKENDTDSGRGSTADNSSIDLNLSISSFLTKNKESGSISLQETKRHKKTLKKTRKFVVDGVEVSVTTSKIVTESDSKSEELRYLRRQELRELRLLQKEEQRAQQQLSNKLLQQREQMFRRFEQEMMSKKRQYDQEIENLEKQQKQTIERLEQEHTNRLRDEAKRIKAEQEKELSKFQNMLKNRKKEVFNEVEKAPKELRKELMKRKKEELSQSQHAQEQEFVQKQQQELDASLKKIIQQQKTELATIERDCLNNKQQLMRAREAAIWELEERHLQEKHQLLKQQLKDQYFMQRHQLLKRHEKETEQMQRYNQRLIEELKNKHTQERARLPKIQRSEAKTRMAMFKKSLRINSSSTPEQDREKIKQFAIQEEKRQKNERLAQHQKHENQMRDLQLQCEANIRELHQLQNEKCHLLVEHETQKLKELDEEHSQELKEWREKLRPRKKTLEEEFARKLQEQEVFFKMSGESECLNPSAQSRISKFYPVPSLHSTGS; translated from the exons gctcagaacaaagaaacaaatgtGCTTGCTGCTGCAAAGGTGATTGATACTAAATCTGAGGAAGAACTTGAAGACTACATGGTTGAAATTGATATCCTAGCATCCTGTGATCATCCTAACATTGTCAAACTTCTAGATGCCTTTTATTATGAAAACAACCTTTGG ATCCTGATTGAATTCTGTGCTGGTGGTGCTGTAGATGCTGTAATGTTGG AACTTGAGAGGCCACTAACCGAGCCACAGATCAGGGTAGTTTGCAGGCAGACACTTGAGGCGCTGCACTATCTGCATGAAAATAAGATCATTCATAGAGATCTAAAAGCTGGCAATATTCTTTTCACATTGGATGGAGACATTAAGCTAG CGGATTTTGGAGTGTCTGCTAAAAATACAAGGACAATACAAAGACGAGATTCTTTCATTGGTACTCCATATTG GATGGCTCCTGAAGTAGTAATGTGTGAGACCTCTAAAGACAGGCCTTATGATTACAAGGCTGATGTTTGGTCTTTAGGTGTCACTTTAATAGAAATGGCTGAAATAGAACCACCTCATCATGAACTGAATCCAATGCGTGTTCTGCTGAAAATAGCAAAGTCGGAACCACCATCGTTGGCACAACCTTCAAAATG GTCTGCTGACTTCAAAGACTTTTTAAGGAAATGTTTGGAAAAAAATGTAGATGCCAGGTGGAACACTGCTGAGCTTCTACAG CATCCATTTGTTACTGTAACTTCTAATAAACCAGTCAGAGAACTGATTGCAGAAGCAAAGGCTGAAGTTACAGAGGAAGTAGAAGatgggaaagaggaggaagaagaggaagaaactgaAAATTCTCTG TTACCTGCAAGTAAACGAGCCTCATCTGACCTCAGCATTGCCAGCTCCGAAGAGGATAAACTTTCACAGAATGCCAGTATTCTGGAATCTGTTTCTGAAAAAACAGAGCGTTCATCCACAGAACAGAATAGTACTAGTGCACCTGAAGGTGAAAAAACAAGTGTGACTCCTGACAAAAATGAAAAGGAGAAATACATTGCAAGCACAAGTGGCACCATACAAGAAGACACTGAAAAACTGAAGAATGGATCTGCATTGCTCCATGAAGATGAGGAAGCGAAGAAGACCGAGAAGACAATTGAAAATTCAAGATTAAGTGAAAACACAGAGTCACAGaaagaggaaaaggagattgGCACAGTAGTATCTGAAACTAACGTTGAGCCCAGTCTAAaaacagaggaaggaaaggaCTTCACAAATGAATCAACGGttgaaaacaaacaagaaacaatTCCTCATgatggaggcagcagtgcagaaATTACAGATGCAGTCTCTAAAGCAGCTGTTGTGAAAGAAGAAAGTACCACAAACCTCCAGGAAAATGAAATGGAAGAGGCAAAGCCTACCGAAGGAATTAAAGAGGTTGAGGAATTGCAAGGGGATGACAAATGTAAAGAGGGTGATCTGAAAGAGGCCGAAAGTCAGAAAAATGAAGTTACTGCAGGTACTGAAGAATCACAGGTGAAGGTCATAGCTGAGACAGCTGATGAACCACAGAAGCAAATAAAAGACGGTACCAGTAGTCCACAAGAGATTGACAGTACTGGCAACAATCAGGTCACTGATGTAGATAAAGTGCTTGAAAATGCTCAGGAGTCAGCAGAGTGCCTGGCTGAGGATGCTTCTGAGAAAGTCTCAGAAATGGGGAAAATGGTAGATTCTGATCAGCAGTTAGTTGAGGGATACAATGACGATTCAAAGAAGACAAGCAGCACAAAGGAAACAGAGGTCAGTGTTTCAGAAAGAGCAGACAACATTGAGCATAAGCCAGCAGACAAAAAACATACTGAAGAGGCAAGAACTGAGGAAAGCAATATTGCATCAGGGGTTAAAATTGCAGAACCTGAACATAAATTAGAAAACAGAGCTGAGGAGAAGCATGAGAATAATATACAAATGGACACAGACCGACCAGCAGTTTCCAGTGGCTTGCCAGTTGAAAATAAGCTCGAAGATTCTGCAGCCAAGCAGATGCATGAACATGAGGTGTCTCCAGTACCCGATATTAGCATTAGCTCTGCAGAAAATCATGCAGAAGATAAATCTGGCAATCAGGATAGTGTTGAAAACTCACATCATGTTGATTCTGAAAGCACTAAAGAAAATGACACAGATTCAGGCAGAGGTTCCACTGCTGACAACAGCAGCATTGATTTGAACTTGTCCATTTCCAGTTTCCTCACTAAAAACAAGGAGAGTGGATCAATATCTTTACAA GAAACTAAAAgacacaagaaaacattaaagaaaACTCGCAAATTTGTTGTTGATGGTGTGGAAGTAAGTGTGACTACCTCTAAAATTGTGACAGAAAGTGATTCTAAAAGTGAAGAATTACGATATCTTCG GCGTCAAGAATTAAGAGAGTTACGACTTCTACAAAAAGAAGAGCAGCGAGCTCAACAGCAGCTTAGTAATAAACTTTTACAACAAAGAGAGCAAATGTTCAGGCGCTTTGAACAAGAAATGATG AGCAAGAAGCGGCAATATGACCAGGAGATTGAAAACCTggaaaaacaacagaaacagacaaTAGAGCGCTTGGAACAGGAACATACAAATCGCTTACGTGATGAAGCAAAACGCATCAAAGCAGAACAAGAGAAAGAATTGTCCAAATTTCAGAACATGctgaaaaacaggaaaaaagAG GTTTTTAATGAAGTGGAGAAAGCACCAAAAGAGCTGAGAAAAGAGCTCATGAAACGCAAGAAAGAGGAACTTTCTCAATCCCAGCATGCTCAG GAACAAGAGTTtgtacagaagcagcagcaagaactgGATGCATCGCTAAAGAAAATCATTCAGCAGCAAAAAACTGAGCTAGCTACCATTGAGCGGGACTGTCTGAACAATAAGCAACAACTCATGAGAG CCCGTGAAGCTGCAATATGGGAACTAGAAGAACGACACTTGCAGGAAAAACACCAACTGCTAAAACAGCAACTGAAAGATCAGTACTTCATGCAAAGACATCAGCTGCTTAAACGGCATGAAAAA gaaacagaaCAGATGCAAAGATATAACCAGCGGCTTATTGAGGAATTAAAAAACAAGCATACCCAGGAAAGAGCTCGGTTGCCCAAAATCCAGCGTAGTGAAGCAAAAACTAGGATGGCAATGTTTAAAAAGAGCCTAAGAATAAACTCCTCAAGCACTCCGGAACAGGATCGTGAAAAGATTAAGCAG TTTGCTATTCAGGaagaaaaaaggcaaaaaaatgagagactGGCTCAACATCAGAAACATGAAAATCAAATGCGAGACCTCCAGCTGCAGTGCGAAGCCAACATTAGAGAATTACATCAGCTGCAG AATGAGAAATGCCACCTGCTGGTTGAACACGAGACACAGAAATTAAAAGAACTGGATGAGGAACATAGCCAAGAACTTAAAGAATGGCGAGAGAAACTGAGACCAAGGAAAAAG ACATTAGAAGAAGAATTTGCTCGTAAACTTCAGGAACAGgaggttttctttaaaatgtctGGAGAATCTGAATGCCTTAATCCATCAGCGCAAAGCCGGATTTCTAAATTCTACCCAGTCCCTAGCCTGCACTCCACTGGATCATAA
- the SLK gene encoding STE20-like serine/threonine-protein kinase isoform X3 produces the protein MSFFNFRKIFKLGGEKKKKQYEHVKRDLNPEDYWEIIGELGDGAFGKVFKAQNKETNVLAAAKVIDTKSEEELEDYMVEIDILASCDHPNIVKLLDAFYYENNLWILIEFCAGGAVDAVMLELERPLTEPQIRVVCRQTLEALHYLHENKIIHRDLKAGNILFTLDGDIKLADFGVSAKNTRTIQRRDSFIGTPYWMAPEVVMCETSKDRPYDYKADVWSLGVTLIEMAEIEPPHHELNPMRVLLKIAKSEPPSLAQPSKWSADFKDFLRKCLEKNVDARWNTAELLQHPFVTVTSNKPVRELIAEAKAEVTEEVEDGKEEEEEEETENSLQLPASKRASSDLSIASSEEDKLSQNASILESVSEKTERSSTEQNSTSAPEGEKTSVTPDKNEKEKYIASTSGTIQEDTEKLKNGSALLHEDEEAKKTEKTIENSRLSENTESQKEEKEIGTVVSETNVEPSLKTEEGKDFTNESTVENKQETIPHDGGSSAEITDAVSKAAVVKEESTTNLQENEMEEAKPTEGIKEVEELQGDDKCKEGDLKEAESQKNEVTAGTEESQVKVIAETADEPQKQIKDGTSSPQEIDSTGNNQVTDVDKVLENAQESAECLAEDASEKVSEMGKMVDSDQQLVEGYNDDSKKTSSTKETEVSVSERADNIEHKPADKKHTEEARTEESNIASGVKIAEPEHKLENRAEEKHENNIQMDTDRPAVSSGLPVENKLEDSAAKQMHEHEVSPVPDISISSAENHAEDKSGNQDSVENSHHVDSESTKENDTDSGRGSTADNSSIDLNLSISSFLTKNKESGSISLQETKRHKKTLKKTRKFVVDGVEVSVTTSKIVTESDSKSEELRYLRRQELRELRLLQKEEQRAQQQLSNKLLQQREQMFRRFEQEMMSKKRQYDQEIENLEKQQKQTIERLEQEHTNRLRDEAKRIKAEQEKELSKFQNMLKNRKKEEQEFVQKQQQELDASLKKIIQQQKTELATIERDCLNNKQQLMRAREAAIWELEERHLQEKHQLLKQQLKDQYFMQRHQLLKRHEKETEQMQRYNQRLIEELKNKHTQERARLPKIQRSEAKTRMAMFKKSLRINSSSTPEQDREKIKQFAIQEEKRQKNERLAQHQKHENQMRDLQLQCEANIRELHQLQNEKCHLLVEHETQKLKELDEEHSQELKEWREKLRPRKKTLEEEFARKLQEQEVFFKMSGESECLNPSAQSRISKFYPVPSLHSTGS, from the exons gctcagaacaaagaaacaaatgtGCTTGCTGCTGCAAAGGTGATTGATACTAAATCTGAGGAAGAACTTGAAGACTACATGGTTGAAATTGATATCCTAGCATCCTGTGATCATCCTAACATTGTCAAACTTCTAGATGCCTTTTATTATGAAAACAACCTTTGG ATCCTGATTGAATTCTGTGCTGGTGGTGCTGTAGATGCTGTAATGTTGG AACTTGAGAGGCCACTAACCGAGCCACAGATCAGGGTAGTTTGCAGGCAGACACTTGAGGCGCTGCACTATCTGCATGAAAATAAGATCATTCATAGAGATCTAAAAGCTGGCAATATTCTTTTCACATTGGATGGAGACATTAAGCTAG CGGATTTTGGAGTGTCTGCTAAAAATACAAGGACAATACAAAGACGAGATTCTTTCATTGGTACTCCATATTG GATGGCTCCTGAAGTAGTAATGTGTGAGACCTCTAAAGACAGGCCTTATGATTACAAGGCTGATGTTTGGTCTTTAGGTGTCACTTTAATAGAAATGGCTGAAATAGAACCACCTCATCATGAACTGAATCCAATGCGTGTTCTGCTGAAAATAGCAAAGTCGGAACCACCATCGTTGGCACAACCTTCAAAATG GTCTGCTGACTTCAAAGACTTTTTAAGGAAATGTTTGGAAAAAAATGTAGATGCCAGGTGGAACACTGCTGAGCTTCTACAG CATCCATTTGTTACTGTAACTTCTAATAAACCAGTCAGAGAACTGATTGCAGAAGCAAAGGCTGAAGTTACAGAGGAAGTAGAAGatgggaaagaggaggaagaagaggaagaaactgaAAATTCTCTG CAGTTACCTGCAAGTAAACGAGCCTCATCTGACCTCAGCATTGCCAGCTCCGAAGAGGATAAACTTTCACAGAATGCCAGTATTCTGGAATCTGTTTCTGAAAAAACAGAGCGTTCATCCACAGAACAGAATAGTACTAGTGCACCTGAAGGTGAAAAAACAAGTGTGACTCCTGACAAAAATGAAAAGGAGAAATACATTGCAAGCACAAGTGGCACCATACAAGAAGACACTGAAAAACTGAAGAATGGATCTGCATTGCTCCATGAAGATGAGGAAGCGAAGAAGACCGAGAAGACAATTGAAAATTCAAGATTAAGTGAAAACACAGAGTCACAGaaagaggaaaaggagattgGCACAGTAGTATCTGAAACTAACGTTGAGCCCAGTCTAAaaacagaggaaggaaaggaCTTCACAAATGAATCAACGGttgaaaacaaacaagaaacaatTCCTCATgatggaggcagcagtgcagaaATTACAGATGCAGTCTCTAAAGCAGCTGTTGTGAAAGAAGAAAGTACCACAAACCTCCAGGAAAATGAAATGGAAGAGGCAAAGCCTACCGAAGGAATTAAAGAGGTTGAGGAATTGCAAGGGGATGACAAATGTAAAGAGGGTGATCTGAAAGAGGCCGAAAGTCAGAAAAATGAAGTTACTGCAGGTACTGAAGAATCACAGGTGAAGGTCATAGCTGAGACAGCTGATGAACCACAGAAGCAAATAAAAGACGGTACCAGTAGTCCACAAGAGATTGACAGTACTGGCAACAATCAGGTCACTGATGTAGATAAAGTGCTTGAAAATGCTCAGGAGTCAGCAGAGTGCCTGGCTGAGGATGCTTCTGAGAAAGTCTCAGAAATGGGGAAAATGGTAGATTCTGATCAGCAGTTAGTTGAGGGATACAATGACGATTCAAAGAAGACAAGCAGCACAAAGGAAACAGAGGTCAGTGTTTCAGAAAGAGCAGACAACATTGAGCATAAGCCAGCAGACAAAAAACATACTGAAGAGGCAAGAACTGAGGAAAGCAATATTGCATCAGGGGTTAAAATTGCAGAACCTGAACATAAATTAGAAAACAGAGCTGAGGAGAAGCATGAGAATAATATACAAATGGACACAGACCGACCAGCAGTTTCCAGTGGCTTGCCAGTTGAAAATAAGCTCGAAGATTCTGCAGCCAAGCAGATGCATGAACATGAGGTGTCTCCAGTACCCGATATTAGCATTAGCTCTGCAGAAAATCATGCAGAAGATAAATCTGGCAATCAGGATAGTGTTGAAAACTCACATCATGTTGATTCTGAAAGCACTAAAGAAAATGACACAGATTCAGGCAGAGGTTCCACTGCTGACAACAGCAGCATTGATTTGAACTTGTCCATTTCCAGTTTCCTCACTAAAAACAAGGAGAGTGGATCAATATCTTTACAA GAAACTAAAAgacacaagaaaacattaaagaaaACTCGCAAATTTGTTGTTGATGGTGTGGAAGTAAGTGTGACTACCTCTAAAATTGTGACAGAAAGTGATTCTAAAAGTGAAGAATTACGATATCTTCG GCGTCAAGAATTAAGAGAGTTACGACTTCTACAAAAAGAAGAGCAGCGAGCTCAACAGCAGCTTAGTAATAAACTTTTACAACAAAGAGAGCAAATGTTCAGGCGCTTTGAACAAGAAATGATG AGCAAGAAGCGGCAATATGACCAGGAGATTGAAAACCTggaaaaacaacagaaacagacaaTAGAGCGCTTGGAACAGGAACATACAAATCGCTTACGTGATGAAGCAAAACGCATCAAAGCAGAACAAGAGAAAGAATTGTCCAAATTTCAGAACATGctgaaaaacaggaaaaaagAG GAACAAGAGTTtgtacagaagcagcagcaagaactgGATGCATCGCTAAAGAAAATCATTCAGCAGCAAAAAACTGAGCTAGCTACCATTGAGCGGGACTGTCTGAACAATAAGCAACAACTCATGAGAG CCCGTGAAGCTGCAATATGGGAACTAGAAGAACGACACTTGCAGGAAAAACACCAACTGCTAAAACAGCAACTGAAAGATCAGTACTTCATGCAAAGACATCAGCTGCTTAAACGGCATGAAAAA gaaacagaaCAGATGCAAAGATATAACCAGCGGCTTATTGAGGAATTAAAAAACAAGCATACCCAGGAAAGAGCTCGGTTGCCCAAAATCCAGCGTAGTGAAGCAAAAACTAGGATGGCAATGTTTAAAAAGAGCCTAAGAATAAACTCCTCAAGCACTCCGGAACAGGATCGTGAAAAGATTAAGCAG TTTGCTATTCAGGaagaaaaaaggcaaaaaaatgagagactGGCTCAACATCAGAAACATGAAAATCAAATGCGAGACCTCCAGCTGCAGTGCGAAGCCAACATTAGAGAATTACATCAGCTGCAG AATGAGAAATGCCACCTGCTGGTTGAACACGAGACACAGAAATTAAAAGAACTGGATGAGGAACATAGCCAAGAACTTAAAGAATGGCGAGAGAAACTGAGACCAAGGAAAAAG ACATTAGAAGAAGAATTTGCTCGTAAACTTCAGGAACAGgaggttttctttaaaatgtctGGAGAATCTGAATGCCTTAATCCATCAGCGCAAAGCCGGATTTCTAAATTCTACCCAGTCCCTAGCCTGCACTCCACTGGATCATAA